One region of Catenuloplanes indicus genomic DNA includes:
- a CDS encoding MerR family transcriptional regulator has translation MTLSALMPPRQVKIGDAALFAETTPRAIRHYHQIGLLPEPGRGADGRRRYGYDDMIRLLWIRRMAETGISLDDMRAAFEGTRDIDDVLARLERTLADQQADIARRRAAVQRLRAVGSPLGLLSTMVTDRLDHLPPGALRPGDLEALLVTERIFGALGAAIQASAFIVLATHPGLRAEQDRLDAAEAALDDGVHPGDPRVEALAVQRCAHQMALDRAVREAGLDAEEEKLFEMDDAGPAERRPTSLSVGQAVTKMPYDLSPARKRCVQRAAQLFAEALSAGG, from the coding sequence GTGACGCTCTCCGCCCTCATGCCGCCGCGACAGGTCAAGATCGGTGACGCCGCTCTGTTCGCGGAGACCACGCCGCGCGCCATCCGGCACTACCACCAGATCGGTCTGCTGCCGGAGCCCGGGCGGGGCGCGGACGGCCGCCGCCGCTACGGCTACGACGACATGATCCGCCTGCTCTGGATCCGCAGGATGGCGGAGACCGGCATCAGCCTCGACGACATGCGCGCCGCGTTCGAGGGAACCCGGGACATCGACGACGTGCTGGCCAGGCTGGAGCGGACGCTGGCCGACCAGCAGGCCGACATTGCCCGCCGGCGTGCCGCCGTTCAGCGTCTGCGGGCCGTGGGCAGCCCGCTGGGGCTGCTCTCGACGATGGTCACCGACCGGCTCGATCATCTGCCGCCGGGCGCGCTGCGTCCCGGCGACCTCGAGGCGCTGCTGGTCACGGAACGCATCTTCGGCGCGCTCGGCGCCGCGATCCAGGCCAGCGCGTTCATCGTGCTGGCCACCCATCCCGGCCTGCGCGCGGAACAGGACCGGCTCGACGCGGCCGAGGCGGCCCTGGACGACGGCGTGCACCCCGGCGACCCGCGCGTCGAAGCGCTCGCCGTGCAGCGATGCGCCCATCAGATGGCCCTGGACCGGGCCGTCCGGGAAGCCGGGCTGGACGCGGAGGAGGAGAAGCTCTTCGAGATGGACGACGCCGGCCCGGCGGAGCGGAGACCCACCTCGCTGAGCGTCGGCCAAGCGGTCACCAAGATGCCGTACGACCTGTCGCCGGCCCGGAAGCGCTGCGTGCAACGTGCGGCACA
- a CDS encoding endonuclease/exonuclease/phosphatase family protein translates to MRKTIVAVPAVVLAVLIGFPGLVPNAGPRLGSLIETFLPWLGLGVPVLLLLALLRRSRIAAIAVVLPVVAWVAVCGGKLAQSTGTPANLTVVQHNLSDENPDPAGTARTLLAPGADLIGVQELLPANVAAYDAVLATRYPHHAVHGTVGLWSRYPIVESRPVDIRPASVHDANWNRALRAVVTTLQGNVAVYVAHLPSLRLSPGGFGSDRRDDSAVRLGAALAGEPLERIILIGDLNGTVEDRGLRPVTDRVSTAEGGFAFSWPARTPVARIDQIMARAIAVRAVWTLDRTGSDHLPIAARLMFLS, encoded by the coding sequence ATGCGGAAGACGATCGTGGCCGTACCGGCGGTGGTGCTGGCGGTGTTGATCGGCTTTCCCGGGCTGGTGCCGAACGCCGGACCGCGCCTCGGGAGCCTGATCGAGACGTTCCTGCCGTGGCTGGGGCTCGGCGTTCCGGTACTGCTGCTTCTCGCACTGCTCCGGAGGTCGCGGATCGCGGCGATCGCGGTGGTGCTGCCGGTGGTCGCCTGGGTGGCCGTCTGCGGCGGGAAGCTGGCGCAGAGCACGGGCACGCCGGCCAACCTGACGGTGGTGCAGCACAACCTCAGCGACGAGAACCCGGATCCGGCCGGGACCGCGCGCACGCTGCTGGCTCCGGGCGCGGACCTGATCGGCGTGCAGGAGCTGCTGCCGGCGAACGTGGCCGCCTACGATGCGGTGCTGGCCACGAGGTACCCGCACCACGCGGTGCACGGCACGGTCGGGCTGTGGTCGCGGTACCCGATCGTGGAGTCCCGGCCGGTCGACATCCGGCCGGCGAGCGTGCACGACGCCAACTGGAACCGCGCGCTGCGCGCGGTGGTCACCACGCTCCAGGGGAACGTGGCGGTGTACGTGGCGCATCTGCCCTCGCTGCGGCTCTCGCCCGGCGGGTTCGGCAGCGACCGGCGCGACGACTCCGCGGTGCGGCTCGGCGCCGCGCTGGCCGGCGAGCCGCTGGAACGGATCATCCTGATCGGGGATCTGAACGGCACCGTCGAGGATCGAGGGCTGCGCCCGGTCACGGACCGGGTGAGCACCGCCGAAGGGGGATTCGCGTTCTCCTGGCCGGCCCGCACACCGGTCGCCCGGATCGACCAGATCATGGCGCGCGCGATCGCCGTGCGGGCGGTGTGGACGCTGGATCGCACCGGCAGTGACCACCTGCCGATCGCGGCCCGGCTCATGTTCCTGTCGTGA